In the Mya arenaria isolate MELC-2E11 chromosome 11, ASM2691426v1 genome, one interval contains:
- the LOC128208932 gene encoding keratin-associated protein 19-2-like, translated as MNTIVVLCLCVLAVSATPMYGGYGGYGRGMMGGYGGYGGYGRGMMGGYGGYGGYGNMGGYGGYGGYGGYGGYGGYGRGMMGGYGGYGGYGNMGGYGGYGGYGGYGGGMMGGYGGYGGYGRGMMGGYGYKKSYY; from the exons ATGAATACCATTGTCGTGTTGTGCCTGTGTGTGCTGGCAGTCTCCGCCACAC CTATGTATGGAGGCTACGGCGGTTACGGAAGAGGCATGATGGGAGGTTACGGCGGATACGGCGGATACGGAAGAGGCATGATGGGAGGTTACGGGGGATATGGTGGCTATGGCAATATGGGAGGTTACGGCGGATACGGTGGTTATGGCGGCTACGGTGGTTACGGTGGATACGGAAGAGGCATGATGGGAGGTTACGGGGGATACGGTGGCTATGGCAATATGGGTGGTTACGGCGGATATGGTGGATACGGCGGTTACGGCGGCGGCATGATGGGAGGTTATGGCGGTTACGGTGGATACGGACGCGGTATGATGGGTGGTTATGGCT ACAAGAAGAGCTACTATTGA
- the LOC128207787 gene encoding zinc finger protein 600-like has translation MYLSPLLQNKQDHFRREILVRLIKEVAVPLMTLSRVFDENMEELRSYIMMSAAYRKLQKSVDIPLDLSRGKLLAHTCDSLVNQEDMRTETFDSTSMSTFNRRYVPLSGSDAASEYSVSGSSGDVLSTSDDSFDIMRDEDVQSPVPSAPPVHPFSIAALLTGSTSPSTGSTSAPAVITSALFPAPGNVYHVQQLTKLPHTYEVFADGDVEPFWCHACNSLCEDARDARNHQHIHRIQGTSCGLRKSLFLQHGYVTRHSRMDNERLRCGLCQKMVAQCFFAKHQRLHDGHFCEVCHKDFSTSSRLRDHMNIHSGGTPFTCSICNRKFSKRSSLTQHYRYHRDHRSFKCSYCSKYFNSKYACAVHERLHTGENPFRCPIPGCDKAYPQKIQLKLHLCSHRM, from the exons ATGTACCTGAGTCccctgttacaaaataaacaggaCCATTTTAGGCGGGAAATTCTCGTACGCCTCATCAAAGAAGTGGCGGTCCCTTTGATGACGTTGAGCCGTGTATTTGACGagaat ATGGAGGAATTGAGATCGTACATTATGATGAGCGCCGCCTACCGGAAGCTTCAGAAGTCAGTCGACATTCCGCTGGACCTCTCTCGTGGCAAGCTTCTGGCCCACACCTGCGATTCTCTCGTCAACCAGGAGGATATGCGAACCGAGACCTTTGATAGCACATCCATGTCTACCTTTAACCGTCGGTATGTGCCTCTCTCTGGATCAGATGCGGCGTCGGAGTATTCTGTGTCAGGGAGCAGCGGAGACGTATTGAGCACGAGCGATGACAGTTTTGACATCATGAGAGATGAAGACGTGCAGTCCCCAGTTCCATCAGCGCCACCCGTACATCCGTTTTCCATTGCCGCTTTACTTACTGGCAGTACGAGCCCTTCGACTGGAAGCACTTCCGCTCCAGCAGTAATCACCAGCGCTCTGTTCCCGGCTCCAGGAAATGTTTACCACGTGCAACAGCTGACTAAATTACCACATACATACGAAGTATTCGCTGATGGGGACGTTGAACCGTTCTGGTGCCACGCCTGTAACTCCCTCTGTGAAGATGCTCGCGATGCCAGGAATCATCAGCATATCCATCGTATCCAGGGCACTTCTTGCGGTCTCCGGAAGTCACTTTTCTTGCAACATGGTTATGTTACGCGCCATAGTCGAATGGACAATGAACGTCTTCGATGCGGTTTGTGTCAAAAAATGGTTGCTCAGTGTTTCTTCGCGAAGCACCAGAGACTGCACGACGGACACTTCTGTGAGGTTTGCCACAAGGACTTCAGTACCAGTAGCCGTCTCCGTGACCACATGAATATACACTCAGGAGGCACTCCATTCACGTGCTCCATCTGTAACCGGAAGTTCTCCAAGCGGTCCTCCCTCACCCAGCACTACCGCTACCACCGCGATCATCGTAGCTTCAAGTGTAGCTACTGCTCCAAGTATTTCAACAGCAAATATGCATGTGCAGTGCACGAGCGCCTGCATACTGGGGAGAACCCTTTCCGGTGCCCTATTCCCGGATGTGATAAGGCCTACCCACAGAAGATTCAGCTGAAACTGCACTTGTGTTCTCATAGGATGTGA